A genomic region of Oceaniferula marina contains the following coding sequences:
- a CDS encoding transcription elongation factor GreAB has product MDKQAIVDQLCAQLRRQWESMTEAAKSTHHAATGEESKQEGKYDTRGLEASYLAEAQAEQAQQLARSLHALESMVCDAQDPGSEISPGSLVELEQNGEWYYFLLTPSAGGLTIPYEGGELVTLSPEAPLYQQLLGCRAGDLIPPDDLIVLDVQ; this is encoded by the coding sequence ATGGATAAACAGGCCATCGTCGATCAGCTTTGCGCACAGCTTCGCCGACAGTGGGAAAGCATGACGGAAGCTGCCAAAAGCACCCACCATGCAGCAACCGGTGAAGAGTCCAAGCAGGAAGGAAAATACGATACTCGAGGGTTGGAGGCATCCTACCTTGCCGAGGCCCAGGCTGAACAGGCTCAGCAACTAGCCCGATCACTGCATGCCTTGGAATCCATGGTATGCGATGCACAGGACCCGGGATCTGAAATTAGCCCTGGCTCCTTGGTTGAGCTCGAACAAAATGGGGAATGGTATTACTTTTTACTGACACCCTCTGCCGGAGGCCTCACCATCCCCTACGAAGGAGGTGAACTCGTCACCCTGTCCCCTGAAGCACCTCTCTACCAGCAGTTGCTTGGTTGCCGTGCAGGAGACTTGATCCCTCCCGACGACTTGATCGTCCTTGATGTCCAGTAA
- the rpsT gene encoding 30S ribosomal protein S20, translating to MANNPSALKRVRQNKTRTDRNKTLTSRMKTLRKKTLAAAEAGDKETAQKSYSEFSSAVDKCLKNSIIHKNKAANLKSKTSKHLAS from the coding sequence ATGGCCAACAATCCATCCGCTCTCAAACGTGTGCGTCAAAACAAAACTCGCACAGACCGCAATAAGACCCTCACCAGCCGCATGAAGACCCTTCGCAAGAAGACCCTTGCTGCAGCTGAAGCCGGCGACAAGGAAACCGCTCAGAAAAGCTATTCCGAGTTCTCCTCTGCCGTGGACAAATGCCTGAAGAACAGCATTATCCACAAGAACAAAGCGGCCAACCTCAAGAGCAAAACCAGTAAGCATCTGGCCAGCTAA
- a CDS encoding lamin tail domain-containing protein, with the protein MKRHPYLFGLFILSSLCAYGAEILWQAPQNITGSLDDFNADGEPVLLWSGGNDSIRLEVDGVNLNFAPGVNLSRGVVTNMDPHNRGGDNDYERLLGTMSWASSTEAIDLPGLVPGHRYRLQVWMADTRSASTQGRKKTYDSGAGSAQVILDSGPPSQFVIGTFTADSDRQVLRFVGGSDGTHPQYNILSLHDLGSPVPEINHFTASAGPLSSPTGIRITSGEELVFSWSVTGADSVTLSPDVGVVEPSGTITLSPDVHTTYTLAATNEHGTSSQNVTAFVDTTPSPPRINEIVSSNNDGLEDADGDAEDWIELYNPNPHVIDAGQYALTDDPMLIQRWQIPSGTPIPANGYLLLFASGKNKSDPDLHTHFKLNQQGEYLALVDSSNDRLIQQWPENYPTVATFPEIKEDCSYGYNDTGQFRFFATPTPGADNPAGVLGFVGDTTFSHKRGFHEQPFSLSITSDTEGATIRYTEDGTEPGPDHGAIYSSPIPIDKTTVIRAIAYKDGYEATNIDTQTYLFATDIIASAVMDAAITQDPSYSPQMLDSLKALPVISLTIDDPDAVDNSSERKTSVEMIFPDGSKGFQVDAGVSHFGGYYTNFAKKNYRLYFRKAYGPGKLKFPLFDGFENGLGAVDSFDALDLRTGSHDMAMRGAYLSNRFTDDTMLEMGQISPHGRFVHIIRNGVYWGQYHLRERWSASMASEYFGGEKDDYEAINGNANVGGWSPGVAYDGDGSGWETIKQRAAAGTPWTSLQSRVDLANYLDFILMYDFGSSENEYRSFLEPVDDGLKMRIYLNDADGYLNPTGIAQNNDAGGPGNLLGYLRSENHPDFTVFLADRIYQHYFHQGALSPQKNIARLQRRVDETSLSFLCESARWGYRTPTSWLNYQNNLVNNQFPAQTASRLSDLRQKGWYPTVDAPEYNQNGGVVSPGFGVTISNPSGGVVYYTTDGSDPRLTGGSINPAASNTPGVSSGFTTLIDKGSTWKYLSNGIDQGTSWVTSAFNDMSWSSGLAQFGYGDGDEVTQLSYGSDSNNKYITSYFRKKFTVDDAADMQTLSLSLLRDDGAVVYLNGVEILRSNMPDGVIQYATLANAAIGGDAEKAYTQFSVPIDTLLEGENVIAVEIHQVKATSSDISFDLSLTATKEASAEADLILQHDTLLQARVLSGGIWSALHPASFIVSNTPLAPSPGSLVLSEIHYHPSPPTPDELAQSPTLDDGDFEFLEIMNISSSPLRLDGSTFTDGIDFVFPEDSILRPNERLVVVKNQDAFRIRYSGGSSIAGTFSGGLKNSGERLVLEDPEGVVLISMSYGDGTDRELPGDLLWPSSPDGEGYSLVMIYPQAGGDLNSPALWRPSTLPHGSPGGDDATVIAIAEDRDRDGSIALLEATLCADDQDACVRPRTHVTMLELENETNELKTYLGLSITRNPAIPATVQPLISSDCKDWQAGAILHERTMHNDGTETLLYRFPTPYFGNPQFMRVQVSH; encoded by the coding sequence TTGAAGCGCCACCCTTACCTTTTCGGGCTTTTTATTCTCTCATCGCTTTGTGCGTATGGGGCGGAGATCCTGTGGCAAGCGCCTCAAAACATCACAGGATCATTGGATGATTTCAATGCCGATGGTGAGCCGGTCCTGTTGTGGAGCGGCGGAAACGATAGCATTCGTCTGGAGGTCGATGGTGTAAATTTAAATTTTGCGCCCGGGGTCAACTTAAGTCGTGGAGTGGTTACCAATATGGACCCTCACAACCGTGGAGGGGACAACGATTACGAACGCCTCCTCGGAACAATGTCATGGGCCAGTAGCACGGAAGCGATCGATCTACCAGGTTTGGTCCCAGGTCACCGATACCGTTTGCAGGTTTGGATGGCGGATACTCGTTCAGCATCCACTCAGGGGAGAAAAAAAACGTATGACAGCGGTGCGGGTTCAGCTCAAGTGATTCTCGACAGCGGCCCCCCATCACAATTTGTCATCGGAACCTTTACGGCTGACTCTGATCGACAAGTGTTGCGTTTTGTGGGGGGCTCAGATGGCACGCACCCTCAATACAACATCCTTTCACTTCACGACCTGGGATCGCCCGTTCCTGAAATCAACCATTTCACAGCCTCCGCGGGGCCACTGTCGTCACCCACAGGCATTCGGATTACCTCCGGGGAAGAGCTTGTCTTTTCCTGGTCAGTCACCGGAGCGGACAGCGTCACGCTTTCTCCGGACGTCGGAGTCGTCGAACCGTCAGGAACCATCACGTTGAGCCCTGATGTTCATACCACCTACACGCTCGCAGCCACGAATGAACATGGCACAAGCAGCCAGAACGTCACAGCATTTGTCGATACCACGCCATCCCCTCCGAGGATCAATGAAATAGTAAGCTCCAATAATGACGGGCTGGAGGATGCGGACGGCGACGCTGAAGATTGGATCGAGCTCTACAACCCAAACCCGCACGTCATCGATGCTGGGCAGTATGCCCTCACAGATGATCCGATGCTGATCCAACGCTGGCAGATCCCTTCCGGAACCCCCATCCCCGCAAACGGCTACCTTCTTCTTTTTGCATCAGGCAAAAACAAAAGTGATCCTGACTTACACACGCATTTCAAACTCAATCAACAGGGTGAGTATTTGGCCTTGGTCGATTCGTCTAATGATCGCCTGATTCAACAGTGGCCGGAAAACTATCCGACGGTCGCAACGTTTCCTGAAATCAAAGAAGACTGCAGTTACGGTTACAACGACACCGGTCAGTTCCGTTTTTTTGCCACCCCCACCCCTGGAGCGGACAATCCGGCCGGCGTGTTGGGGTTTGTGGGCGACACAACATTCAGCCATAAACGTGGATTCCATGAGCAGCCTTTTTCCTTGAGTATCACCAGCGATACGGAGGGTGCCACCATTCGCTATACGGAAGACGGCACCGAACCCGGCCCGGATCATGGTGCGATCTACTCCTCCCCCATCCCTATCGATAAAACGACGGTGATACGTGCCATAGCATACAAGGATGGCTACGAAGCAACCAATATTGACACCCAGACCTATCTGTTTGCCACTGACATTATTGCATCCGCGGTGATGGACGCTGCGATCACGCAGGATCCTAGCTATTCACCGCAAATGTTGGACTCGCTGAAAGCCTTGCCGGTGATTTCGCTGACCATTGATGATCCGGATGCCGTCGACAACAGTTCTGAACGCAAAACTTCCGTTGAGATGATTTTTCCAGACGGAAGCAAAGGTTTTCAGGTGGATGCCGGAGTCTCCCACTTTGGCGGTTACTATACCAATTTCGCTAAAAAAAATTACCGTCTCTATTTTCGCAAGGCATACGGCCCCGGGAAATTAAAGTTCCCCTTGTTCGATGGGTTTGAAAATGGATTGGGAGCCGTCGACTCGTTTGATGCATTGGATCTACGCACCGGATCGCATGATATGGCTATGCGAGGAGCCTATCTATCAAACCGATTTACCGATGACACCATGCTGGAGATGGGACAGATCAGTCCTCATGGTCGATTCGTTCACATTATCCGAAATGGAGTCTACTGGGGGCAATACCACCTGAGAGAACGATGGAGCGCTTCCATGGCGTCAGAATATTTCGGCGGTGAGAAGGATGATTATGAAGCCATCAATGGCAACGCCAACGTCGGAGGTTGGTCGCCGGGCGTTGCCTACGACGGCGATGGCAGTGGCTGGGAAACCATCAAGCAACGCGCTGCAGCCGGAACCCCTTGGACCAGCCTGCAGAGTCGGGTGGATCTTGCCAACTACCTTGATTTCATCTTGATGTATGACTTTGGCAGTTCTGAAAATGAATATCGGAGTTTTCTCGAGCCTGTGGACGACGGTTTGAAGATGCGGATTTACCTGAATGATGCCGACGGCTATCTCAACCCCACGGGAATTGCACAAAATAACGATGCCGGAGGGCCTGGCAACCTTTTGGGATACCTCAGGTCTGAGAATCATCCTGATTTTACCGTCTTTCTTGCTGACCGGATCTACCAGCACTATTTTCACCAAGGCGCATTGAGCCCACAAAAAAACATCGCCCGGCTTCAGCGCCGAGTCGATGAAACAAGCTTGAGTTTTCTGTGTGAATCCGCCCGCTGGGGGTATCGCACCCCGACATCCTGGCTCAACTATCAGAACAATCTGGTCAACAACCAGTTCCCTGCTCAAACAGCATCCAGACTTTCTGATCTGCGCCAAAAAGGTTGGTACCCTACGGTGGATGCTCCGGAGTATAACCAGAATGGCGGCGTGGTGAGCCCGGGGTTCGGTGTCACGATATCCAATCCCAGCGGAGGAGTGGTGTATTATACCACGGATGGTAGCGACCCACGACTAACTGGAGGGTCTATCAACCCTGCAGCCTCAAACACTCCGGGAGTATCGTCCGGTTTTACAACACTGATCGACAAAGGAAGCACTTGGAAATATCTCTCCAATGGCATCGATCAAGGAACGTCATGGGTCACATCCGCATTTAACGACATGTCTTGGTCCTCCGGACTTGCGCAATTCGGTTATGGCGACGGCGACGAGGTAACGCAGCTCAGCTACGGCTCGGATAGCAACAATAAATACATCACCAGCTACTTCAGAAAAAAATTCACCGTCGATGACGCCGCAGACATGCAGACCTTAAGTCTGAGTTTGCTTCGAGATGATGGAGCCGTTGTTTACCTCAATGGTGTGGAAATTCTCCGTTCAAACATGCCGGATGGTGTGATCCAGTATGCGACACTCGCCAACGCAGCCATCGGCGGCGACGCAGAAAAGGCATACACTCAATTCAGTGTGCCGATAGACACACTACTCGAGGGGGAGAACGTGATCGCTGTTGAGATCCATCAAGTAAAGGCCACCAGCTCGGATATCAGCTTCGACCTTAGCCTGACAGCAACAAAAGAAGCGTCGGCCGAGGCTGATCTAATATTGCAACATGACACCTTGCTGCAGGCCCGTGTGCTCAGTGGTGGTATCTGGAGTGCGCTCCACCCGGCATCCTTTATCGTATCAAACACCCCACTTGCGCCAAGCCCTGGCTCGCTTGTCCTATCGGAAATTCACTACCACCCGTCACCTCCAACACCCGATGAACTTGCCCAGTCACCGACTCTCGACGATGGTGATTTCGAGTTTCTTGAAATAATGAATATTTCAAGCTCCCCGCTTCGCCTTGACGGCTCAACTTTCACCGACGGTATTGATTTTGTGTTTCCTGAAGATAGTATTCTACGGCCAAATGAGAGGTTGGTGGTCGTCAAAAACCAAGACGCGTTCCGGATACGGTATTCAGGAGGCTCGTCTATTGCCGGCACCTTCAGTGGAGGTCTTAAGAATAGCGGCGAGCGTCTTGTTTTGGAAGACCCCGAGGGTGTGGTCCTGATAAGTATGAGCTATGGCGATGGAACGGATCGTGAGCTCCCCGGCGATTTATTGTGGCCATCCTCCCCTGATGGAGAAGGTTACAGCCTCGTTATGATTTACCCGCAGGCAGGCGGCGATCTCAATTCTCCGGCTCTCTGGAGGCCGAGTACGCTGCCTCATGGCTCTCCCGGAGGTGATGATGCCACGGTGATTGCCATTGCTGAAGATCGCGACCGGGATGGATCGATCGCTCTGCTGGAAGCAACACTGTGTGCGGACGACCAAGATGCATGTGTGAGGCCCCGGACGCATGTTACCATGCTCGAACTCGAGAATGAAACCAATGAGCTAAAAACATACCTTGGTCTAAGCATCACCCGGAACCCCGCAATACCGGCGACCGTTCAGCCCTTGATCTCAAGCGATTGCAAGGACTGGCAAGCTGGGGCTATCCTGCACGAGCGCACAATGCATAATGACGGAACGGAAACGTTACTCTACCGCTTCCCTACGCCTTATTTCGGGAACCCTCAGTTCATGAGAGTCCAGGTCTCGCACTAA
- a CDS encoding cellulose synthase family protein, giving the protein MEWLWYISYFLVLICLAGYGFHRLMILALYLKHAHKRPEPKTHFKELPVVTVQLPCFNEMHVMERLIDSVAKLDYPKDKLHIQVLDDSTDETSEICRKEIDQLVERGYDAEYIHRTDRTGYKAGALENGTASAKGEFLFILDADFVPNPDVLQKTIHYFTDDKIGMIQTRWEHINRTYNVLTRVQAMFLDGHLELEQTARNRSGRFFTFNGTAGMWRKSCIAEAGGWDHDTLTEDMDLSYRAQLKGWKFIFLNDVTTPAELPVDMEGFKSQQHRWTKGSIQVCKKILVDIWKSKAPLYCKLEATAHLTSNFAYLALLMLCFLIYPKSHYQPDLGWLTEMGWSEHMLNFPIFFFGSVSVAMFYIMSQKALRPQTWLKDILYLPLLLALGIGMSVNNAKAVLEAIFNHETGFVRTPKYGINGVEKSKAPKSSRYKAIKSLTPIVELAFGIFFIVVVVENMVNANWVASVLLMPFPVGFLYTSISSIKQQLPTVFAARAAEKAKN; this is encoded by the coding sequence ATGGAATGGCTCTGGTATATCTCTTACTTTCTCGTCCTGATCTGTCTTGCAGGCTACGGCTTTCACCGCTTGATGATTCTGGCGCTGTATTTGAAGCACGCTCATAAACGCCCGGAGCCAAAAACTCATTTCAAAGAGCTTCCGGTAGTGACGGTTCAGCTCCCCTGCTTCAATGAAATGCATGTGATGGAGCGCCTGATCGACTCCGTCGCCAAACTCGACTACCCCAAGGACAAGCTGCACATCCAGGTTCTCGATGACTCGACTGATGAAACCAGTGAGATTTGCCGCAAGGAAATCGACCAATTGGTGGAGCGCGGTTACGATGCTGAATACATTCACCGGACCGACCGCACAGGCTATAAGGCTGGGGCCCTGGAAAATGGAACAGCATCAGCCAAAGGAGAATTCCTTTTCATTCTGGACGCTGATTTTGTCCCGAACCCGGACGTGCTGCAAAAAACCATTCATTATTTCACCGATGATAAAATCGGTATGATCCAGACTCGCTGGGAGCATATCAACCGCACTTATAATGTGCTAACCCGCGTGCAAGCGATGTTCCTCGATGGGCACCTCGAGCTTGAGCAAACGGCGCGTAACCGCAGTGGCCGTTTCTTTACATTCAATGGAACTGCAGGTATGTGGCGCAAATCATGTATCGCTGAAGCTGGAGGTTGGGATCACGACACTCTTACCGAGGACATGGACCTCAGCTATCGAGCCCAGCTCAAAGGATGGAAGTTCATTTTCCTCAATGATGTCACCACCCCTGCCGAGCTTCCTGTTGACATGGAAGGATTCAAGAGCCAGCAACACCGCTGGACCAAAGGCTCCATCCAGGTTTGCAAAAAAATCTTGGTCGATATCTGGAAAAGCAAAGCTCCTCTCTACTGTAAGCTTGAGGCAACGGCTCACCTGACTTCCAACTTTGCCTATCTCGCGTTGTTGATGCTTTGTTTCCTGATCTACCCGAAATCACACTATCAGCCAGATCTTGGATGGCTCACTGAGATGGGATGGTCCGAACATATGCTGAACTTCCCCATTTTCTTCTTCGGTAGTGTTTCTGTCGCCATGTTCTACATCATGAGTCAAAAGGCACTCCGCCCGCAGACCTGGTTGAAGGACATTCTTTACCTTCCCTTGCTGCTGGCTCTTGGAATTGGCATGTCTGTCAATAACGCCAAGGCCGTGCTTGAAGCCATTTTCAACCATGAAACCGGATTTGTCCGTACGCCGAAATATGGAATCAACGGCGTAGAAAAATCCAAGGCTCCCAAGTCCAGTCGCTATAAAGCCATCAAATCCCTGACGCCTATCGTCGAGCTCGCCTTTGGTATCTTCTTCATCGTCGTGGTCGTCGAAAACATGGTGAATGCCAATTGGGTGGCCTCAGTGCTCCTAATGCCTTTCCCCGTAGGTTTTCTCTACACCTCGATCAGCTCAATCAAGCAGCAGCTCCCTACTGTTTTTGCAGCCAGAGCCGCAGAGAAAGCAAAAAACTAA
- a CDS encoding L,D-transpeptidase family protein, with protein MACLILTACSYGDPKNRVIVSVKDQKMLLVQGSEPVKTYPISTSKFGLGDRRGSHCTPVGRMEVAKKIGRGAPSGAVFKSRKRTGEVLKPNAPGRDPIVSRIIWLNGKQRSTRNAYGRFIYIHGTPEERTIGNPRSYGCIRMKSKDVIDLYRYLGVGSTVDVIRGPLVHTPAGQVYYSPDEALQPVAGN; from the coding sequence GTGGCATGTCTCATACTGACAGCCTGCAGCTATGGAGACCCGAAAAACCGGGTGATCGTCAGTGTCAAAGATCAAAAAATGCTGCTCGTCCAAGGGAGCGAACCGGTTAAGACCTACCCCATTTCCACCTCCAAGTTTGGCTTGGGTGACCGTAGAGGTAGCCACTGCACCCCGGTAGGCCGAATGGAAGTTGCTAAAAAAATTGGCCGAGGCGCCCCCTCCGGAGCCGTCTTCAAAAGTCGCAAGCGCACTGGCGAAGTCCTAAAACCTAATGCTCCAGGGCGCGACCCCATTGTGAGCCGAATTATCTGGCTAAACGGCAAGCAACGCAGCACGCGCAATGCCTACGGCAGATTCATCTATATCCACGGCACCCCCGAAGAAAGAACAATCGGCAACCCCCGAAGCTATGGATGCATCCGGATGAAATCCAAAGACGTGATCGATCTTTACCGGTATTTGGGAGTGGGCTCCACCGTTGACGTCATTCGCGGACCTCTCGTTCATACGCCTGCAGGCCAAGTTTACTACTCTCCGGACGAAGCGTTACAGCCGGTTGCGGGTAATTGA
- a CDS encoding glutamine synthetase beta-grasp domain-containing protein: MAKYRLDYIWLDGYTPVQNLRTKCMLRDFDEFPTLDQLPEWGFDGSSTQQAEGGDSDCVLKPVALYPDATRENGIIVMCEVMLPDGTAHPSNARATIADDPDTWFGFEQEYFLMQDGVPLGFPKGGYPNPQGEYYCGVGFKNVGGMAREITDLHLDLCLYAGINHEGINAEVAKGQWEFQVFAKGSKKAADDIWVARFLLLRLCEEYEVDVEWHCKPITGDWNGSGMHANFSTKHLREVGGKEYFLKLMDAFEEYCEEHIAVYGPDNDKRLTGLHETQSIDKFSWGVADRGASVRVPHGFVKDDAYKGYLEDRRPNSQGDPYKIASRIIKTIQSVEI; this comes from the coding sequence ATGGCTAAATACAGACTCGATTATATCTGGCTCGACGGATACACCCCCGTCCAGAACCTCCGCACCAAGTGCATGCTTCGTGACTTTGACGAATTCCCGACCCTCGACCAGCTTCCTGAGTGGGGCTTCGACGGTTCATCCACTCAACAGGCTGAAGGTGGAGACTCCGACTGCGTCCTCAAGCCAGTCGCCCTTTATCCTGACGCAACTCGCGAAAATGGCATCATCGTCATGTGCGAGGTGATGCTTCCTGACGGAACCGCTCACCCATCCAACGCCCGTGCAACCATCGCCGACGATCCAGACACCTGGTTCGGATTCGAACAGGAGTATTTCCTGATGCAAGACGGAGTACCTCTTGGATTCCCGAAAGGCGGCTACCCTAATCCTCAGGGCGAATACTACTGCGGTGTCGGATTCAAGAACGTGGGCGGAATGGCTCGCGAAATCACCGATCTACACCTCGATCTCTGCCTCTATGCCGGCATCAACCACGAAGGCATCAACGCCGAGGTTGCCAAGGGACAGTGGGAATTCCAGGTCTTTGCCAAAGGCTCCAAGAAAGCAGCCGACGATATCTGGGTTGCCCGTTTCCTCCTTCTCCGCCTTTGCGAAGAGTATGAAGTTGACGTTGAGTGGCACTGTAAGCCCATCACCGGTGACTGGAACGGCTCAGGAATGCATGCCAACTTCTCCACCAAGCACCTCCGTGAAGTGGGCGGCAAGGAATACTTCCTCAAGCTCATGGATGCGTTCGAAGAATACTGCGAAGAGCACATCGCCGTTTATGGTCCAGACAACGACAAGCGCTTGACCGGCCTCCACGAGACCCAGTCCATCGACAAGTTCTCCTGGGGTGTTGCTGACCGCGGAGCTTCGGTCCGTGTTCCTCACGGTTTCGTCAAAGACGATGCCTACAAGGGCTACCTCGAAGACCGTCGTCCAAACTCCCAGGGTGACCCATACAAGATCGCTTCCCGGATCATCAAGACCATCCAATCGGTCGAGATCTAA
- a CDS encoding serine/threonine protein phosphatase: MAWYSIGMRNLKDGIRSLVKIDFYGNVHKYFRGTDKESRFANEIRILKALEERGCDFVPRFIDAGEDELHLVTSNCGSPAPNLSQKKSDKLFLKLEQEFGVRHDDPFPRNITYDDKAGQFCVIDFELATLLPNPREEKAPTSDH; this comes from the coding sequence ATGGCGTGGTACAGCATTGGTATGCGCAACCTCAAAGACGGAATTCGCTCACTTGTGAAAATTGACTTCTACGGCAATGTTCACAAGTATTTTCGTGGAACGGATAAGGAGTCGCGCTTTGCTAACGAAATCCGTATTTTAAAGGCTCTTGAGGAAAGAGGGTGTGACTTTGTCCCCCGATTTATTGATGCCGGGGAAGATGAACTTCATCTCGTAACAAGCAATTGTGGGAGCCCGGCCCCGAACCTATCACAAAAGAAATCAGACAAATTGTTTCTCAAGTTGGAGCAAGAGTTTGGGGTTCGACACGATGATCCATTTCCTCGCAACATCACCTACGATGACAAGGCTGGTCAGTTCTGCGTGATTGATTTCGAACTCGCCACGCTGCTGCCAAACCCGCGCGAAGAAAAAGCGCCGACCTCCGATCATTGA
- a CDS encoding PP2C family protein-serine/threonine phosphatase — translation MPPSPQPETNPFLPGAKKLTAPPVPATISWTAESISGSRKPINDDSWLAFSSDIHGARVLESDGSHSLASHDVVFAVSDGMGGGRAGDAASAMLLETLSAMIPRTFKTAASGLRPDYLSHLKQAISAVHLAINAEAAEDPSKKGMAATLALAWFTPDNLYLAHVGDSRIYLHRDHGGGEPPETRQLTEDHTFVWKKMHRGEISEREYRCHPRRSALYEVVGGGHQGVSPDVASVAYQPGDRFLICSDGLIDGLWQKHIHSAFLKNPDSTSSLAQALISRAVSNDGTDDTTLITLDVSQDEK, via the coding sequence ATGCCTCCCTCCCCTCAACCAGAAACAAATCCTTTTCTCCCCGGCGCAAAAAAACTCACAGCGCCGCCAGTCCCAGCCACCATCTCATGGACCGCAGAGTCGATTTCCGGCTCCCGCAAACCGATTAATGACGACTCCTGGTTGGCGTTTTCATCCGATATCCACGGTGCCCGGGTCTTGGAAAGTGATGGCAGTCACTCTCTGGCGTCCCATGATGTGGTTTTTGCCGTATCTGACGGCATGGGCGGCGGTCGGGCGGGAGATGCTGCGTCGGCCATGCTACTCGAAACCTTAAGCGCCATGATCCCGAGGACCTTCAAAACTGCAGCCTCTGGATTGAGGCCGGATTATCTGAGCCACCTTAAGCAGGCAATTAGCGCGGTCCACCTCGCGATCAATGCCGAGGCTGCCGAGGATCCGAGCAAAAAAGGAATGGCCGCCACCCTCGCCCTGGCATGGTTCACCCCTGACAACCTCTACCTCGCCCATGTGGGAGACAGCCGAATCTATCTGCACCGCGATCACGGTGGAGGAGAGCCCCCCGAAACCCGGCAACTCACCGAAGATCATACTTTTGTTTGGAAAAAAATGCATCGGGGTGAGATCAGCGAGCGCGAATATCGCTGTCATCCACGACGATCCGCGCTCTACGAAGTGGTAGGTGGTGGGCATCAGGGAGTCAGCCCGGACGTCGCATCGGTTGCGTATCAGCCTGGTGACCGATTTCTCATATGTAGCGATGGTCTGATTGACGGGCTCTGGCAAAAGCACATTCACTCCGCATTTTTGAAAAACCCAGACTCGACAAGCTCTCTGGCGCAGGCTCTTATATCGCGCGCCGTTTCCAATGATGGGACGGATGATACAACCTTGATTACACTCGATGTATCCCAAGATGAAAAATAA
- a CDS encoding GatB/YqeY domain-containing protein, which translates to MNNTTQQITDDIKTAMRERNKIALNVLRALKSAITNASIDKGGAGTQLEENEVVNVIRKQIKQRLDSVSQYESAGRSELAENEKAEITVLESYLPAALSVDEIVAAVESAITETGAESKRDMGKVMKLLQAKTEGRADGKILSQEVMKRLS; encoded by the coding sequence ATGAACAACACGACCCAACAAATCACCGACGATATCAAAACGGCCATGCGTGAGCGCAACAAGATTGCACTCAATGTGCTGCGCGCACTCAAATCCGCAATCACCAACGCCAGCATCGACAAAGGAGGTGCCGGAACGCAACTCGAGGAAAACGAAGTCGTCAACGTGATCCGAAAACAAATCAAGCAGCGCCTGGATTCTGTCAGCCAATATGAAAGTGCCGGTCGTAGCGAACTCGCCGAAAACGAAAAGGCAGAAATCACCGTGCTGGAATCCTACCTGCCAGCAGCCCTCAGCGTGGATGAAATCGTGGCAGCCGTAGAATCTGCGATCACCGAAACCGGAGCCGAGAGCAAACGGGACATGGGCAAAGTCATGAAGCTTCTCCAGGCAAAAACCGAAGGGCGGGCTGACGGAAAAATCCTTTCGCAGGAAGTCATGAAACGTCTCAGCTAA